In Streptomyces sp. NBC_00483, a single window of DNA contains:
- a CDS encoding globin, with protein sequence MTEIPRDTLTEQTFYEQVGGEETFRRLVHRFYEGVAQDPLLRPMYPEEDLGPAEERLALFLMQYWGGPRTYSDNRGHPRLRMRHAPFQVDRAAHDAWLKHMRVAVEDLNLSEEHERTLWNYLTYAAASMVNTAG encoded by the coding sequence GTGACTGAGATCCCACGCGACACGCTTACGGAGCAGACGTTCTACGAGCAGGTGGGTGGCGAGGAGACGTTCCGCCGCCTCGTGCACCGCTTCTACGAGGGCGTCGCACAGGACCCGCTGCTGCGCCCCATGTACCCGGAGGAGGACCTGGGCCCTGCCGAGGAGCGCCTCGCGCTGTTCCTGATGCAGTACTGGGGCGGCCCCCGCACCTACAGCGACAACCGCGGCCACCCGCGCCTGCGGATGCGGCACGCCCCGTTCCAGGTGGACCGCGCGGCACACGACGCGTGGCTGAAGCACATGCGGGTGGCGGTGGAGGACCTGAACCTCTCCGAGGAACACGAGCGCACGCTGTGGAACTACCTGACGTACGCGGCGGCCTCGATGGTGAACACGGCGGGCTGA
- a CDS encoding acyl-CoA thioesterase, translating to MARHVYACPLRWADMDAYGHINNVVFLRYLEEARIDFLFRPDKDFQQGSVVARHEIDYKRQLVHRHRPVDIELWVSEIKAASFTLSYEVKDEDVVYVRASTVVVPFDFEAQRPRRITADEREFLGEYRDDEADRSEALVA from the coding sequence ATGGCCCGCCACGTATACGCCTGCCCCCTGCGTTGGGCCGACATGGACGCGTATGGCCACATCAACAATGTGGTCTTCCTCCGGTACTTGGAGGAAGCGCGGATCGATTTCCTGTTTCGGCCCGACAAGGACTTCCAGCAGGGGTCCGTCGTGGCGCGCCATGAGATCGACTACAAGCGGCAGTTGGTGCATCGGCATCGGCCCGTGGACATCGAGCTGTGGGTGAGTGAGATAAAGGCCGCGTCGTTCACGCTGTCGTACGAGGTGAAGGACGAGGACGTCGTGTATGTCCGCGCCTCGACGGTCGTCGTGCCGTTCGACTTCGAGGCGCAGCGGCCGCGCCGGATCACCGCCGATGAGCGGGAGTTCCTGGGCGAGTACCGGGACGACGAAGCGGACCGTTCGGAGGCGCTCGTCGCATGA
- the ettA gene encoding energy-dependent translational throttle protein EttA, whose amino-acid sequence MAEFIYSMRKARKAHGDKVILDDVTLDFLPGAKIGVVGPNGAGKSTVLKIMAGIEQASNGDAVLMPGYSVNILMQEPKLDESKTVLENVQDGAAEIMGKLKRFNEVAELMATDYSDELMEEMGKLQEDLDHADAWDLDGQLEQAMDALGCPPGDWGVGNLSGGEKRRVALCKLLIEAPDLLLLDEPTNHLDAESVNWLEQHLAQYKGTVVAITHDRYFLDNVAEWILELDRGRAIPYQGNYSTYLEKKSERLKVEGKKDEKRQKRLKEELEWVRSNAKGRQTKSKSRLARYEEMAAEADKMRKLDFEEIQIPPGPRLGNVVVEVENLGKAFGDKVLIDDLSFTLPRNGIVGVIGPNGAGKTTLFKMLQGFESPDSGSIKVGDTVKISYVDQNRANIDPKKTLWAVVSDELDYINVGQVEMPSRAYVSAFGFKGPDQQKPAGVLSGGERNRLNLALTLKQGGNLLLLDEPTNDLDVETLSSLENALLEFPGCAVVVSHDRWFLDRVATHILAYEGESKWFWFEGNFESYEKNKIERLGADAARPHRATYKKLTRG is encoded by the coding sequence ACTCCATGCGCAAGGCGCGCAAGGCGCACGGCGACAAGGTGATTCTCGACGACGTCACCCTGGACTTTCTTCCTGGAGCGAAGATCGGCGTTGTCGGGCCGAACGGTGCCGGTAAGTCGACTGTCCTGAAGATCATGGCGGGCATCGAGCAGGCGTCGAACGGTGACGCCGTCCTCATGCCCGGCTACAGCGTCAACATCCTGATGCAGGAGCCGAAGCTCGACGAGTCCAAGACCGTTCTGGAGAACGTGCAGGACGGCGCCGCCGAGATCATGGGCAAGCTCAAGCGCTTCAACGAGGTGGCCGAGCTCATGGCCACCGATTACAGCGATGAGCTCATGGAGGAGATGGGCAAGCTCCAGGAGGACCTCGACCACGCCGACGCGTGGGACCTCGACGGTCAGCTGGAGCAGGCCATGGACGCCCTCGGCTGCCCGCCCGGCGACTGGGGTGTCGGCAACCTCTCCGGTGGTGAGAAGCGTCGTGTGGCGCTGTGCAAGCTGCTGATCGAGGCGCCCGACCTGCTGCTTCTCGATGAGCCCACCAACCACCTCGACGCCGAGTCCGTGAACTGGCTGGAGCAGCACCTCGCCCAGTACAAGGGCACCGTCGTGGCCATTACTCACGACCGGTACTTCCTGGACAACGTCGCCGAGTGGATCCTCGAGCTCGACCGCGGCCGCGCCATCCCGTACCAGGGCAACTACTCCACGTACCTGGAGAAGAAGTCCGAGCGCCTCAAGGTCGAGGGCAAGAAGGACGAGAAGCGGCAGAAGCGGCTCAAGGAAGAACTCGAGTGGGTGCGGTCCAACGCCAAGGGGCGCCAGACCAAGTCCAAGTCGCGTCTTGCCCGGTACGAGGAGATGGCCGCCGAGGCCGACAAGATGCGGAAGCTGGACTTCGAGGAGATCCAGATCCCGCCGGGCCCGCGCCTGGGCAACGTCGTCGTCGAGGTCGAGAACCTCGGCAAGGCATTCGGCGACAAGGTGCTCATCGATGATCTCTCCTTCACGCTGCCGCGTAACGGGATCGTCGGTGTGATCGGTCCGAACGGTGCCGGTAAGACCACCCTGTTCAAGATGCTGCAGGGCTTCGAGTCGCCGGACTCCGGTTCCATCAAGGTCGGCGACACCGTCAAGATCTCGTACGTCGACCAGAACCGCGCCAACATCGACCCGAAGAAGACTCTTTGGGCCGTGGTGAGTGATGAGCTGGACTACATCAATGTGGGCCAGGTCGAGATGCCGTCGCGGGCGTACGTCTCCGCGTTCGGGTTCAAGGGGCCGGATCAGCAGAAGCCCGCCGGCGTGCTCTCCGGTGGTGAGCGCAACCGGCTCAACCTCGCGCTCACCCTCAAGCAGGGCGGCAACCTGCTGCTTCTTGACGAGCCGACGAACGACCTTGACGTTGAGACCCTGAGCAGCCTTGAGAACGCGCTGCTTGAGTTCCCCGGCTGCGCCGTCGTCGTGTCTCACGACCGGTGGTTCCTCGACCGGGTCGCCACGCACATCCTCGCGTACGAGGGTGAGTCCAAGTGGTTCTGGTTCGAGGGCAACTTCGAGTCCTACGAGAAGAACAAGATCGAGCGGCTCGGCGCCGACGCCGCCCGTCCGCACCGCGCCACCTACAAGAAGCTGACCCGCGGCTGA
- a CDS encoding methyltransferase domain-containing protein encodes MGAEHTRDLEQLAERARAGLVREIDHSGAWDADPAWREAFAEVPRHLFVPYYFVGVPGGYERLWGEHPDPERRERWLRGAYADEPLATRLRDGELVSSSSQPSLMARMLAGLRVRDGDRVLEIGAGTGYNAALLAHRVGAGNVTSVDLDPEVAESARTHLAAAGYRPVVVAGDGTRGCPDRAPYDRIMATCALRSVPVGWLGQCAVGARILAPLSTGIVVLDVRDLDDMEGAYAEGRFLHTSAYFMALRGGGDRAAEPRVGGLPHPVLRDELFRFLLTLTSGHLDPRDALALWEREGRPARERFGVTVRGDRQWAWLDDPGGPHTWELPGTS; translated from the coding sequence ATGGGCGCAGAGCACACCCGAGACCTCGAGCAGCTCGCGGAACGGGCGCGGGCCGGGCTCGTGCGCGAGATCGATCACAGCGGTGCCTGGGACGCCGACCCGGCCTGGCGGGAGGCCTTCGCGGAGGTGCCGCGTCACCTCTTCGTGCCGTACTACTTCGTCGGCGTGCCCGGAGGCTACGAGCGGCTGTGGGGCGAGCACCCCGACCCGGAGCGGCGCGAGCGCTGGCTGCGTGGCGCCTACGCCGACGAGCCGCTGGCCACCCGGCTGCGGGACGGGGAGCTGGTGTCGTCGAGCAGCCAGCCGTCGCTGATGGCGCGGATGCTCGCGGGCCTGCGGGTACGGGACGGGGACCGGGTCCTGGAGATCGGTGCGGGCACCGGATACAACGCGGCGCTGCTCGCGCACCGGGTCGGTGCGGGGAACGTCACGTCCGTGGACCTCGATCCGGAGGTCGCCGAGTCCGCCCGCACCCATCTCGCCGCCGCCGGATATCGGCCGGTCGTCGTCGCGGGTGACGGGACGCGCGGCTGCCCTGACCGGGCGCCGTACGACCGGATCATGGCGACGTGCGCGCTGCGCTCGGTGCCGGTGGGGTGGCTCGGCCAGTGCGCGGTCGGCGCGCGGATCCTTGCGCCCCTGTCGACCGGGATTGTGGTCCTCGACGTGCGGGACTTGGATGACATGGAGGGGGCGTATGCGGAGGGGCGGTTTTTGCATACCTCCGCGTACTTCATGGCGTTGCGCGGTGGCGGTGACCGGGCGGCGGAGCCGCGGGTCGGGGGTCTGCCGCATCCCGTGCTGCGCGACGAGTTGTTCCGGTTTCTGTTGACGCTGACGTCGGGCCATCTGGACCCGCGGGACGCTCTCGCGTTGTGGGAGCGCGAGGGGCGGCCCGCGCGCGAGCGGTTCGGGGTGACCGTGCGCGGCGACCGTCAGTGGGCCTGGCTGGACGATCCGGGCGGGCCCCACACATGGGAGTTGCCGGGCACCAGCTAG
- a CDS encoding FHA domain-containing protein, producing the protein MPTCPNGHQSGSDDWCEVCGHRMAGTVPPPPPPPPAAGYGYPQAPQGGAGTPELCPQCRTPREGGAPFCEECRWNFLTNTATSYTPAAPNPPLPTSGGQGGPGAPGFPPPHQEPQGPNPALHFQQQPPPGPDPYEYQGSRPSQMNRPAEPIPPSPFGNEPSGQAPPPQSFDGSGQYETGGGAPQGFHQQQAPAPAPAPPAQPGPHGQPGPPPGPAQPVQPGPMQPPPPGFPQHHDPQGPPPPPPNPSFGGHGGPGGHGGPGGTNGDDWMLPPPSSDPSAPSTTPPPFQQQPPQQPQGPLAWSATIGPDRDYFMAMMQRSGPEASGLNLPAYSPEQQRPLTGNQLSIGRRRHSTGESPDIDLSVPPEDPGVSHQHAVLVQQPDGTWAVVDQNSTNGTTVNNGDEPIQPFVPVPLQDGDRVHVGAWTTITIRRG; encoded by the coding sequence ATGCCGACCTGCCCGAACGGACACCAGTCGGGTTCCGACGACTGGTGCGAGGTCTGCGGTCACCGCATGGCCGGTACCGTGCCCCCGCCCCCTCCGCCACCCCCGGCCGCCGGTTACGGCTACCCGCAGGCGCCGCAGGGTGGGGCCGGTACGCCCGAACTGTGCCCGCAGTGCCGTACGCCGCGTGAGGGCGGCGCGCCGTTCTGCGAGGAGTGCCGCTGGAACTTCCTCACGAACACGGCGACGTCGTACACGCCCGCTGCCCCGAACCCGCCGCTGCCCACGTCGGGCGGCCAGGGCGGCCCCGGTGCGCCCGGCTTCCCGCCGCCCCACCAGGAGCCGCAGGGCCCGAACCCGGCGCTGCACTTCCAGCAGCAGCCGCCGCCCGGCCCGGACCCGTACGAGTACCAGGGCTCGCGGCCCTCGCAGATGAACCGGCCCGCGGAGCCGATCCCGCCGTCCCCGTTCGGGAACGAGCCGTCGGGTCAGGCCCCGCCGCCGCAGTCCTTCGACGGCTCCGGCCAGTACGAGACCGGTGGCGGTGCCCCGCAGGGCTTCCACCAGCAGCAGGCTCCGGCCCCCGCCCCGGCTCCGCCCGCGCAGCCGGGTCCGCACGGCCAGCCCGGCCCGCCGCCGGGACCGGCGCAGCCCGTGCAGCCGGGGCCCATGCAGCCCCCGCCGCCCGGCTTCCCGCAGCACCACGACCCGCAGGGCCCGCCGCCCCCGCCGCCCAACCCGTCGTTCGGCGGTCACGGTGGTCCGGGTGGTCACGGTGGTCCCGGTGGGACGAACGGGGACGACTGGATGCTTCCGCCTCCGTCGTCGGACCCGTCGGCGCCCTCGACGACCCCGCCGCCGTTCCAGCAGCAGCCGCCGCAGCAGCCGCAGGGCCCGTTGGCGTGGTCGGCGACGATCGGCCCGGACCGCGACTACTTCATGGCGATGATGCAGCGCAGCGGCCCCGAGGCCTCGGGGCTCAACCTGCCCGCGTACTCGCCGGAGCAGCAGCGCCCGCTCACCGGGAACCAGCTGTCGATCGGCCGGCGCCGCCACTCCACCGGGGAGTCCCCCGACATCGACCTGTCGGTGCCGCCGGAGGACCCGGGCGTCTCGCACCAGCACGCGGTGCTCGTGCAGCAGCCGGACGGCACGTGGGCGGTCGTCGACCAGAACTCGACGAACGGCACGACCGTCAACAACGGCGACGAACCGATCCAGCCGTTCGTCCCCGTGCCGCTGCAGGACGGCGACCGGGTGCACGTCGGAGCGTGGACGACGATCACGATCCGGCGCGGCTGA
- a CDS encoding vWA domain-containing protein: MANFSKSHVPQFAVEVYQNEYLPEGGRDVNAIVTVTSTGGGTVGGAVSAPHLFSVPGEGTDAAVALMVDCSGSMDYPPTKMRGAREASAAAIDALRDGVHFAVIAGTHVAKEIYPGEGRLAVADRTTRGQAKQALRKLSAGGGTAIGTWLQLADRLLASADVPIRHGILLTDGRNEHESPEDLRAALDAGAGRFTCDARGVGTDWEVKEVTGIASALLGTADIVADPAHLAEDFTQMMETAMGKEVADVALRLWTPVGTEIKFVKQVAPTVEELTERRTEAGPRAGDYPTGSWGDESRDYHVCVQVPDADLGQEMLAARVSLVIPQPDGSAQTLSQGLVRAVWTDDMAASTSINPQVAHYTGQAELADVIQQGLDARKSGDMDGATAKLGRAVQLAALSGNADTAKLLSKVVDVVDAAEGTVRLKAKVAEADEMTLETRSTKTVRVKK, encoded by the coding sequence ATGGCAAATTTCTCGAAATCGCACGTTCCGCAGTTCGCCGTAGAGGTCTACCAGAACGAATATCTGCCGGAGGGCGGCCGTGACGTCAACGCGATCGTCACGGTGACCTCCACCGGGGGCGGCACGGTGGGCGGCGCGGTCAGCGCCCCTCATCTGTTCAGCGTCCCGGGAGAGGGCACCGACGCCGCGGTCGCGCTGATGGTGGACTGCTCCGGCTCGATGGACTATCCGCCCACCAAGATGCGCGGCGCCCGCGAGGCCTCGGCCGCCGCGATCGACGCGCTGCGCGACGGCGTGCACTTCGCGGTGATCGCCGGCACCCATGTGGCCAAGGAGATCTACCCGGGCGAGGGCCGCCTCGCCGTCGCGGACCGGACCACCCGCGGGCAGGCCAAGCAGGCGCTGCGCAAGCTCTCCGCGGGCGGCGGCACCGCGATCGGCACCTGGCTTCAACTGGCCGACCGGCTCCTGGCCTCGGCGGACGTGCCGATCAGGCACGGCATCCTGCTCACCGACGGGCGCAACGAGCACGAGTCGCCGGAGGATCTGCGCGCGGCGCTGGACGCGGGCGCGGGCCGCTTCACCTGTGACGCCCGTGGCGTCGGCACGGACTGGGAGGTGAAGGAGGTCACAGGAATCGCCTCCGCCCTCCTCGGCACCGCGGACATCGTTGCCGATCCGGCCCATCTCGCCGAGGACTTCACGCAGATGATGGAGACGGCGATGGGCAAGGAGGTCGCGGACGTCGCCCTGCGTCTGTGGACCCCGGTCGGCACCGAGATCAAGTTCGTGAAGCAAGTAGCGCCCACCGTCGAGGAGTTGACGGAGCGCCGCACCGAGGCGGGCCCACGGGCCGGCGACTACCCCACCGGCTCTTGGGGCGACGAGTCCCGCGACTACCACGTGTGCGTGCAGGTCCCGGACGCCGATCTCGGCCAGGAGATGCTCGCCGCCCGCGTCTCCCTGGTGATCCCGCAGCCGGACGGCTCGGCGCAGACCCTGTCGCAAGGCCTCGTCCGTGCGGTGTGGACGGACGACATGGCAGCCTCTACGTCGATCAACCCGCAGGTTGCCCACTACACGGGCCAGGCCGAACTGGCCGACGTCATCCAACAGGGACTTGACGCCCGAAAGTCGGGCGATATGGACGGGGCGACCGCGAAGCTGGGCCGTGCGGTGCAGCTCGCGGCCCTCTCGGGGAACGCGGATACGGCCAAGCTGCTTTCGAAGGTGGTGGACGTGGTGGACGCCGCGGAAGGTACTGTTCGATTGAAAGCGAAGGTCGCGGAGGCCGACGAGATGACTCTCGAGACCCGGTCGACCAAGACGGTTCGCGTCAAGAAATAG